The sequence below is a genomic window from Macadamia integrifolia cultivar HAES 741 chromosome 1, SCU_Mint_v3, whole genome shotgun sequence.
aaatatgagaaaataatttttataagGAGTGTGGACCTACATCTACACATGAGGAACAAAATACAacctttttttctggtaaatgtAACTGCCCTATCCTCTATGTCTGTTTCATGTCACATTTTCTCATTGACTCCCGTGCATGTATAGATTCACGCTTCACCCACAAGAAACACTTTTCTAataaatatacatataataAAAGAGGTAGGTTGGAACTGACCAAAAAGGATGGTCCCACTCATAGCACatgatttataattttttataatttggaTGATCCGATATAATCGTAGCACATGattgataattttatataatttggaTGATCCGATTTATTCATAGCAAATGGTTCATAGTTTTTTATAATTTGGATCTAATAGAAAGATAATAACTATTAAATTCAATTCTTATCTCCGTGTAGACGTGttcctttcaagtttcaacttgTACCACCTACCTATTCTATCAATTTCTTCTAAAGAAGACATGCTTACTTTTCCATGCTTACTTTTCCCCAGACCTGTATCATTCGTTTCTTCCTCCTTGCTTTTGAACTCATCAACTATAAAActccttttaccaaaaaaaaaaaaaaatctataaaacccccaaattttgAAAGTGTAAACAAAAAACATAGATCTCAGCCATACACAGCAGTAATGAGACTCACACTAGACCACACCCACACACATCAGTGCGTGAATCTCAAAGCTTATGCTaatgcttttttattttgatttagctTTTTCCCCTAGAGAAGGAATCTTTAAAGTCCATacagtcttcttcttctggcttttttttttatatattttttattttaggtacATATAGTCTATCTAATCTCGCTAGCATCACATGCTTTGACATCGTTTGATAACGCTCCtagaaatcttttttttctttttttcttgtgtcgaaaaatggaaaaaacaggTATTAAAACATTTGATAAATCCATTTTGTTTCACCCATTTTTTGAAATGTAAATAGAAAATTATGACAATTTATGGTATAAGAAACCTAAATGGTGGAACTAGTGTGACTTGTTtttgctatttttgaaaaagtaaaaaatcgTTTTTACTATTTctatatcaaaaaataataaaaacgtTATCACACGGTGTCTCATTTGTAGTCTTACGTTACTAAAACTCTTTTACGTCAACTCTTGTTACTTACTAAACACCTGTCACTCATCATgtagcaataaaaaaaattagtcgGTAGGGTGGGGTCTACAGTCTATGTTACAGAAAGAATTAGCATTAAATTTTCTAACCTTTGACACTGCCATCACCGTAGATTTGGAAACGATCCAACGGTGGAAGCACCTCTGACGGGTGAGTGTTGTCGTGGTAAGGCCAGGCAGCGACGGAGTTGCAGCAGATGTAGGTGAAAGGTATACGAGCTTCCTCGATGGCCCTTCTAACCCAACGCTTCTGTTTGTACATAGTTAGCCCTGGCTCCACTGGATCTGCCCTATCAATGTCATGCCCGAACTCCGACGGCAGAAATCTCTGTGATTGGCATATCAAGAATATTAGTAGTTATCGACGGTACCGATCATCTCTTGTTAAAGTTGATTACCTTAACAGTGCCGACGGCTTTGATGGCGTCGATTAGGTTAAGCTGCGGTAGGATGCTCTCCCCACCAACGGCTGATATCACCACATCGATCTTGTTTTCCCTCAGCAGCCTCTCCATGAATTCTTGGTCGTTGATCgaccccttaaaaaaaaaaaaaaaaaaaaaaccattatcaACTTGATCTGATGACAGatagagagagacaaagagtgAGAGAAGGGTTACATGAACGATAATAGCTCCTTTATCGTGGAGGGCTTTAATGGTTTGTGCATTAGAAGAAGTGGTCTTAGCTGACCGGACAAGGACATAGGTAGTTCGGCCGGTCTCCAAACAAGCTTCTGTGACGAATCGGCCGATAAAACCAGCTGCACCCACTATGAGAGTTCTGCTGTCGACAGAAACAGGCTGAGCAGCTGTGGCGATAGTCATCTTCGATACAATCTGTCttattctacttcttcttctggtTAACAGAAGTAGAAGAGGAAGTGAGAGTTAAGCAATGGAGATTGAGAGAATGGAACAAATGTCTTGCAATGGGTGACGACTGACGACGCAGTGTGGAAACTGAGGTGTTGAAATCTGAAATAAATagagttagagagagaaagaagggtgaCAAGTAACAAATGACAAACTTTAAGAGCcaagaataagagagagaaagaaagaaaagacgCTTACTTCAACTTTAAGCTAATCAGCTAACCCCCGAACCGAACGGTCTAACACAACCCCCCCTCGCCGGTCAGCCCCTCATAGAGTATCTTTGTGGGTGGTCGTGTCTCCTATATTGATGTTAATTCTCAAT
It includes:
- the LOC122084111 gene encoding leucoanthocyanidin reductase-like; the protein is MTIATAAQPVSVDSRTLIVGAAGFIGRFVTEACLETGRTTYVLVRSAKTTSSNAQTIKALHDKGAIIVHGSINDQEFMERLLRENKIDVVISAVGGESILPQLNLIDAIKAVGTVKRFLPSEFGHDIDRADPVEPGLTMYKQKRWVRRAIEEARIPFTYICCNSVAAWPYHDNTHPSEVLPPLDRFQIYGDGSVKAYFVAGTDIGKFTMKAVDDERTVNKSVHFRPATNFLNINELASLWEKKIGRTLPRETVTEEDLLVAAAENVIPRSVVASFTHDIFIKGCQTNFPIDGQNDLETSSLYPDTPFRSMADCFDDFAAIATARVEESAVKEELPVAGEAAQGEFVMRIDQQQQQQVVGEAPNPMVEVFAITASCA